GGCAGAACGTAACCTCAATCCCTTGGATACCTTTACCATGTAGACTTGTTGAGGgactcatagtttctgtggggagtgggagaaggTAAAAGAGACTCTGACAATCCCTTTGACAACAGGATCCCTGTGTTAAGAACCACGACTCCAGCCTGACTCATTAGCTAGCACCTACTCTGTCCTGCCCTTGAAGCTACAGTTGTGTCTTGACATTTCCATACCTGGCCAATAAGATCACATACAGACTTCCAAGATGAAGACCCTGCCTACTTCTCTAGCCTTACTCTAGAGCCACTTCTTTTGTGGTCAGTACATTCCACTACCGTTTCCTGGATATTACTGCTTAAGGTAAGATAGGGTAAAAAAGTTATTAAGCAAATAATAATACAGGTACCACAGAGCTATGGAAAAACCAAAGGGTGTTATACAACGGACTGAAGTTAAAGAAATGCTGTTAAAGCAGTTAAGGACCCAGGCTCTGATTTCACAGAGCTGGCTTCAAGTTCAGATTGTGCCATTTCCTTGCTCTGGAATAAGTTCCTACCTCatagaggattaaatgagttgatcaCATAGCTCAGAGTCTGGCTAGCTCTTCCAAAGTGCTCCATGGCCTTCCGAGGAGGCCAGACTCTTGGGTTTTTATGATCCTCACGAGTCTGCTAAGATCTCTAGTCTCATCTCTTGCTCCCTCTTCCTCAATTCCAGACATCCTGCTCTCCAACACTACATATCCTCTTAGCCCAGGTGTCTTCTATGctgttctctccctccctgagATTCCACCTTACCCCTGGCTAACCCTTAATCATCTTTCAGGTCTTAGTCCAGATGTCAGCTCCTTTGAAGAAACCATCCAGACCATCAGGAATGGAGGAGGTACCTGCTGTGCCCAACACTTCCTAATGGTCCTCTGCACCAACCCATCGCACACCACGCTGTTATCTGTGGCCCCACCCCCAAACGTCAGCTCTCACTCCTACGTCCCGCCCCCTCAGAGTGGGAGAATCCTCCATCCAATCTGCCCCCTCAACTAGGTAAGTGGAAATACTGAGCTCTATGCAACAGTAATAACCACCTTGAGgccttaccatgtgccaggcactgctatGTATTTTACAGCTGCCTGGCCAGTTGGGTATTATCCTTAACACATCCACCCGTAAGAAACCTGCCTCAGAGATATCCAATATGAAATTCTAAGCATTTAAATGCCTCCTGATTTCTGCTGTGAATTGTACAGTGCCTTTGTCCATTTTCTTATGGGAATGTTGGTGTTTTCTTCactattaagaatatatatatatccttcgcCTGTCATGCTACTGCAATTCCTCTGGTTAGTATAACTTAATCCTGTCCAGTTTTTGACATACCAGTTCCAAATGTATATTCAGACAAATGTGTCTACCATTTCACTGCTTTTAAGCTTGAAATGACCTATACTACCTGAGAtttcctaagaaagaaaaaagcctaaACCTCTATCCCTTACCCCTAAGGACACGCAAATTCTCCATGTGAGCCAGACCCGGTGCTAAACTTTACCTGCCACCACTAAAACCTCACGAGCTCGGGAAGTAGGTGATAGCCCTGTCCTTGCTTCGTGGCCAGGGAGCTGGGGCTCTTGCAGCGGCTGatgggggtgggcggtggggacGTGGTAAGGGCCTCGGAGCGAGCCCTCCTGGCCCCGCAGCGCGCCGGGCTTCCTCGCCGGGCGTCCCCGTGTGCAACGATCCGGGAGGGGAACGAGCAACCTCTGCACCACGCACGAGGGTGAGGGCCCGAAGCCTTCCGTAGGGcgccagcctcccctccccagccccggcAGACAAGATCTGAGGCTAAAGTGCGGGGCCCTCACTGAGACCCGCCCGCGGCGCCTAACCTCCTGCAGCGACTCCGGCACCAGTGCCGGCACGATGGGCCGCTTCACGCCGCGctgctccttttctttctccccgcCCTTCTCCTTCCCGTTCTCCGCATCCCCCTTCTCTGCCTGGGTCATCGCAGCTGGCGACCACCGCGAACCTCCAGACCCAGGGCGGCACCTAGACCGCCAGAAGTCCCCTCCGCGCAGGCGCAGTTTCCCGGCCGGCAGCCCACAGCCAAGATGGCCGCCGGGGACTCGCAGCAGAGAATTCCAGGAAACGGAAGGGCCCACCTGTCCGCTGGGGAACCGACTGCAGGTTGGCGGGGCTCTGTTGCTAAATGGATGTTGCTGCGATTGATTCTGGATGTAGCGTGATAGCAAGGTGCTgtacttgctttttgttttgacaGCTTACCATGGACTAGCCAATAATCGGCATCTCATTTCGTCCTCACACCTGTCTTTTCTCCTGGATTTCCAGACACCATACATAGGACTCCTAGTTCTCATACTTCTCTGGTTGTGCTCAGTCCAGACTCTGATGTTAGGGTTCTCTGGAGCTAGGTCTCCTCTCTACACATTCCTTGGATGACTATCCAGTTTCATGGCTTTAAACATGAGGATAATTCCCGAATATGTAATTCCCGTGTGGACCTCTCCCTGAGATCCGGACTGATGAATTTGGTATCTTTATTTGGATGTCGAAGGCATTGCAAACTtaaacatgtccaaaatggaaccaaacctcccccccccaaaaaaaaaccccaaaaaaacaaaaaaacacctactCCCACTTTAACCCTCTCAGTAATTATCACTGATTACATCCCCACTTCCTGGCAATTAGGGTTGAATAAATACttataaatggatataaaaatgcttttaccTGAACACTTTGTTTTCAAAGCCTATGAAACACTGTCAGTAGAATTATCTGTACTACTCATTCTTCCAGTCATTATTTCAGTGCCTATTACATGTTGTCACTTCAAAATACCGGGATAAAGACAAAATCTCTAACCTCATAGAGCTCCATCCTGGTAAAAGAATGTGAGTTACCAGGATTCATTCAGATAGGGGCTAAGACCTAAGCAACAGTTTACGATAATTTCTCAAGATATCTTTGAAGTTCATGAATCTAAAGACCACCTAGCCAATGTTCATTTTGTAGCTCACTTTTGTTGATTATGGCTTTATAAATACCCTGATAATTATATCTGGTAGcaaatcaaacattttattaaagattcATGGAACAAATACATTTCAATATATTATTATACGCATACTACTGAAATAAATACAATGTgacttatttataaatgaaaacaaattaacaatGAACACTTTCAGAAGTTGAAAAAGGTGACACTAATAGTACTAAATACacagccttttatttttcttcaaattggaGTTTTTGTGTTTCAATTATATAAAGATGAGTCAGTTTTGtaacctaaaaatatttacttattaaaactGTATTAATACTTTCATAAACTATACAAAATGATAATGAGACAAACATGTGCATTTATAGAACTGCATCAGTCATGCCAGATCCCTGCGAGGGAATTCCCAGCACAACCTCATTCGtctgtgaggacacagagcaATCCCTGTTTAGACGTACACATTCATCTACTCGTCCAGCACGGTCAGCTCTCCACTGCTTGATGGTTTCCTTCTGCTATGAATGTGCACGTCCAGTTGTCTGCTTCTTACAGCAGacatttacctaaaaaaaaaaaaaaaaaaggtcataatAATTAGTTGCTAATTATTAGTCTGTATGAGAAATCCATCATTACATGTTATGAAACCTATTTCAAAAGACATTTGGGTAATAAAGCCAATGGATTTTTCAAGGGTTAAGACAGaagtatttttccaaataatgatGTCTGAGTAATTACAGAATGTTGGACTTGTTTTCCTAAAGACCTTCCTAAGGAggcattttcaaaatgaaatcccTACAGAATAATTTCAGATTTGAAGTTACCTTCCTCATCCACCAGCCATTGGAGGAGGATTAGGACCACGCAGATGATTAATTCGACCCATTCTTCTGGGGGGATTTCCTGGGGgcctaataaaagaaaaagttaatttctACTGTTTAGTAGACATTACTTCAATTGGTTCCTTTTAAACACACAAATAGACCCTTTATTTAAAATAGGCACTACCATTTAGGTCAAAACTTCAAACCCTTTTAGGGACCAGATACATGAAGCGCATGAGGAAAGTGAGTCCTCCTGTGCTTCATGTATCTGGTCCCTATAAGGATGAACCCACCAGCAAGCACCGTCTGTAAATGCCTAACTGAAACCCAGCTCCAGCTGATTTTTACATGGAAACACAAGCCTAACCCATCGCTACTtgatcttttgaatttttaattatcagCTGGAAATCCAGATTCTAAAATGAAACCTCTAGGTTTTAATGTTGGCTCTCAGTTTTTAACCTCTAATTTAGATATTTCCTATAGGATATTTGATGTACATATTAACTTTGCCAAATTAACTTTGCCAGATTATCAAATCACAGGCATCTTGACTTAATTTACAACAATGCATTAATTTTGTGAAATagaatttaaacttttaatttccaTGTGTCTATCTATCATAACtaatttagttaaaatatacAGAGGGGTGAAAACATCTATTATCAATTTAAAAAGCTATACCCTTTTCCATCATCATATCTGGAATCAGATGAGTTTCCATAGCCTCTTTGCTTTTTCACATCTTGCTGAAGCAGAGTTTTGAAGCTGAAACAAGGGGCAGAAAACAACAGATCACTTccaacattataaaatataacggTTTCGTGGTTTCAACTATCATCTCTGTGAGACGACGACTGAACTAACTTAGCTCCAAACCCACTTTTCAAAGCTGTCTGTACAATACCATCTAATAATGCAAGCACGTCTCTAAACAGAATGTGCTATGTTCTGTGCCAAAGCCACCCTTCCTTGTCTTTCACCCCAACTTTCTTCCTCTACTCTACATCAGCTGTCAGGTCCCAGAGTCTGTTTTTACAGTACTGCACACATTAATTGCTCCTGCATTTCCCCTGCCGATAGCCTACCTAATGTTACCTTGGAGAGGGAGGGACTGAGGGTAGTGTGCCAGAGGCACAGATGCTCTGGGAATCCATTTAaaagaagttttctttatttgtgaaaggggaaaaattgaactaaattaaaaccacatttttaataaacaatagGGAGTAGGTAAATTTGTAAGAGACTAAAGAAGTTTTGCACTGGGGAACTTAACTTTGAGCCTCTCTTGTCCCAGTTTTTTCCTTTGGAACTGATTCTTTCATTTAACCCTTCCTAATTTATGCTACATGCAGCCAAAAGATTAATCTTTCTAAACCAAAACAACAATCAAATTAAGTATAAAGATCACAGACTGACTTTCAAACTTTTCTGCCACCTTTGTGTTGCTTCCACCTCCCACAATCATGCCCGCCTCAGTGCCCCTTGTAATATGAAGATATTGACTGCTAGTAAGTCAATAAAGAGACTGTCTCCCACATCTTTGCATCCCCACAGTTCTCTACCCATAAGACGCTCAAATATATATGCAAACTTAGGATAAGTAAAACTTGTTAGTTGATGAACAATTTTCATAAAACAGCATGTGAAAGACGAAAAAATGCATTTAACTAAGAATTGCTTGAAATTATAGTGAAGTTTAAATTGTTGTCTCCTCTGAATGATTCTAATccttcattacaaaaaaaaaaacttgattaCTTACTTgggagctttttttttaaattaagatctAATTTCCCTTGTTTACTTGTTGTGTAATATTGAATACAATTTGCACATATACACGAAAGCCATGAGTAGCAGAGTGAAAGTGAGGTGCTGTCATTTGGCATTAAAATAGGCTGGCTCCATAGCTGCAGATTGAAATGGTCACCAAGGCTAAGATATTGTCAAGCTTACTAACTCAACCAACAGATTCATAACCATAAGATGTCCTGTGGCAGCTTGACCACTACACAAGTATTCACTTCCCTTAGTATAGCtattaacaaaaaaagaattaaaaactgcTTTAAGAAAGCGGAGCCCATTTAAGATACGCAACAAAATGTACTTAATGTACTTCTGGCGACTTAGCTGGACTATTAAGAGCATTACTATACTTACAACAAAACCACGAACTCAGCTATCCCCCAGAAGAAATCTGTTATAAAAGATAATCTCCACGGGGACTGACTCCTGCTGTCCAACACTTGTCCTACAGACAAGAATAAAGAAACTTGAGTTAGTGCTACAAAGCCCTGACACAAGATGCATTACACTAGGTAACAATCATAGACTCAGTTTTCAACTTGTGTATTGTTCCAAATGGTCGACAAATGGAGAGGTCTGTTATAGGCACATCATTCTAAGGAAGGGTTCAGGGAAATAAAGCTCTGTGATATAGGGGTCATTCCTtaaatttgtcaaatgctttcctatagtttgtaattttgatgggtGACAATTCATtcaagtatttttcctttttcctttttttactgtgtaaaatatacacaagatttttaccattttgaccatttttaagtgtacagttctatgacattaagtatattcatattgttgtacaagtgtcaccaccatccatcttcagaactttttcatcttccccgactgaaatcctgtacccattaaatactatttcccatttctcccttcccctaacccctggcaacaccatgattctactttctgtctctatgaatttgacttctctAGAAACTTCATATGAAGAATCATACAATGTTTGTACTCTGGTGACCAgctattccacttagcataatgtcttcaaggttcatctatgttgtggcatgtgtcaaattttcctttttctttttaaggttgaTTAACATTCCTTTGTATGTTtgtactacattttgtttatccattcatctgttgatggacacttgggttgcttccaccttttggttattgtgaaaatGCTCTATGCTTATGGGTGTACAAACATCTGTTTATTCAAGTATTTTGAGGAAACAAGtgggtaaatataaaacaatgctcACAACACTTCCACTTTCGTAAATGTGTTCAAAGTATTTCTTTCACTTGCAAAGCCTCTTGCCTGTATAAAAAGATTGTTTacacatacttttaaaagtctttagAATCAGTTATtatgataaaatttttataaaacaaagaatcTGTGTGCTCTAAGTAGTTAAGAGAATTTGGCTTGTTCATTAAAATGACTATTATTTTTCCGTAAAAGGATACTGTTGATTCTGATTATagacttcatttttatattaagcaaaaattgatttatttttgaaaccACTTTAAATAGAAGATACAACATAAAAAGTTAGTGCTCTAGAGTTTCAGCCTTGCAAATCTAAAGATCAGAATATTTTGGGAGAAGACCTGTCAGCTACCTCTCTCCATTTTCCTAAGAACTTCTCCACGCTCACTTTCATCCCTGTGGCCAGGGTTTACTTTCAGGTATATCCATTCATagagacattgaagaaaaaagGACTACATATAAAGACAGAACATGGGTGATAGGTTTGGTTCTACCTCTTACTAGCTCTGCTTCCTTGTCTGATGTGacattttccttctctgagaaAAAGTATTCCAGGACTAATCATATAGGATTGATTGTTGGGGGATAAAAAAGTCATTTGACAGTAAGAGAAATGTTTTGTCAACCATGAAGTGCTGGTAAATACAGTCCTTCTAATAAGACTGATCTGATTGGAACCCGTCAAtacttcctttgattctaaagcACGTATTGCATCATTCTGTCTTGCTGTTTGCACTTGCCCTCCTAGTTTCTGAAGGCAGaaccgccccccacccctgccacccccaATATCCTTAGAGGGAAATAAGTTCTTTGAATGCAATTGGCATTTCTCACctatgaaattgaaataaaaggcCCTAATAAATCCTTTGTTATTTATGTGGATCAAATATGATAATGCATATACAATAAGACATATTACAAAGAATTACTCAATAAAGCATAAATAGAAGCTGCGAGCCTTAACCACAAAGGATAAAACACAAAGTCTGCAAGTGCCCAAAACGgagataaaattttgattttattttagtgtgtgtatgtgtgtgtgtccatcaaCATACCTGTTTCAAAGATTTTTAAGTGGGAGACGAGAGAGATTTTGAAgagcaaagaaatgcaaagtgCACTCAGCCAAAAGACTTTCCAGTATCTTAACTATCTCCGAAGATAAACAGATGACTCTAATAGAACCAGCACCTAGTCCCAGTGAGCTATGCACCACTGGCTAAGATTGCACCAAGACATTTATTTCACCTGAGTCAAACAGGTGGTCAGGCAGTTCTAGCCCTGTCATATTGTGTCTTTTCTTCCCAGTCATTTTCTTTGTGGAGTCACTGAATTAAGTCTCTCTGATTCTCCATTCCAGGAATAATTAACTTGCTTTAGAGGGAGTGGTGCTTCTTCCTGTGCCCCTTGAAATTAGGACAAAAGACTACATGTGTGACTAGCTATCCTCTCCTGGGGGGAAAAGCTCACAAAGGCCATATATAATTGATAACAGCTAAGACGCTAACGTCAGCCTACCTCGATTCAAACCCGGACTGTGCCATTAACCACCTCTGTGATCCTGGAGAAGCTATTTAATCTATATGCGCCACGGTCCATCCGTAATACGGGGAGAATAAAATCTTACCTGAATAGGGCTGTTCTAAAGACTGAATGAGTTGATAAGCGAGTAACGCTAAAACAGTGGCCGAGGCGTAAATGCTACGCAGCTGGTGTTCATGTTGTTATTACTAGTTAAGGACACAGACGCCCGAGAGGAGACACCACTTTTCGCGAGACCCACAACCAGAAGCTCTAGGAGAACGAGGACGCTGGGCTCCCGGCACAGTCTTCACCATGGGGACCTCGGCCCTTGCCCACCCGCTTACGGACCATCGGCTGACGCGCCGCAGGCCCGGTCCCCTTCGCCTGGGGATCCGCCTGGCTGCGCGGCGCCAAGTCCAGGGAAGCCGCCAAGGGGGCCCAGCCCAGCGGGCGAAGACGGAAGACACCCGAGATCCGGCCCCCCAGGCCAGCGGCCGCCCCCGGAGCTCCCCTCGCCCCCCAAACTCACCATTCGAGATGTAAACCATCTTGCTTCCCGTCCCCCGCCTCCGGGGCGACTGAGGAGCCCGGTTCTGTCTCTTCCACCACGCCCGCCCTTTAACGTCATAGATCCCGACGAGACAACACGGAAACGGAAGCGGGAGGTGGACGGAGCCCATTGGCTGGGGAGACACGCCCCCGACGGGCGCTGTGGCTCGTCACGCCGGCGACTACCGGTGAAGCGGAGGCTGACGGGTAGGTGGCCGGATGTGATGTTAGCGGCTTAGCCTGTGTGCGGGTGCTCGTCCGTCTCCTTTATGGTTTGATTTTGCGGAGCTTGCTTGCACCGCCCGTGAAAAGACGCTGCTTTCTAGTTGTTTGATAGGCCCAGGGACGGGAGGAGGAGGCTGCCACGCGTGCCGTGGAGGAGGGCACCGCCGGCATAAGGACGTTCCTTAGCGTTTTCGGGAAGTGTTGGTATTTGAGGGTGTGGAGGAAAGTGCCTTTCGTGCTGAGGCGGTGACCAAGCGGTACGGAGGTTTATTGTCAAGCCTTTGGGATTGATTACACAGGCACCTGCTGGatgcattttttctcttttaagccattgtttctgcTCTTGGTTCACCAGAAGTGACTGGCGATTTTTAATCGGGTCTTGCTTGTGAGGCAACTGAAAACTACTGTAGCACGCGCGCGGCCTGTCGCTGCTTGTTTCTTGATGGCCGCTGCAGGCCGGCAGTGCAGCGGGACAGACAAATAAGATACTTCTCGGTCGTTGATTTAATAAGGACGTACTATGTGCTGATGTATATTTACTCTGCTCCATCCACTGGGTTACTTTATGTTCCTTGAACATGGAAAACTTGTTGTTTCAAGGCTTTTGTACTTGGCTGTGCTCATGGGGAGTCCTAATggctgcttcctttttcttttcttttttttaagttctcaagTCGTATCATCTCATTAGGttactaaaatgaaacaaaattacatttagaaataattacatttttcatttaacagtGTTGGTTAAGATTGTAAATATGTTCTAATAGCTGAATAATTGAAGATTTAACTCCATGTTGACTCTTTTGGGAGCATTGTCCCCGCAAAAGTGCTTAATAGGACAAGAcaacattctttatttcatttgaaatttttgcaGCACAAGCATAGAGGAtcttttttgcaaaaatattggAGGCGGGGGCCATTAAATTCCCCAAAGACCTTTCTTAATCTGGGTCATGCTGCCATCATCTCTTACCCTGCGCTACTCTAGTTGCCTTCTAACTGAAATCCCGGCTGCCACCTTTGCTAGACTCCGTGAGCAGTTTTTCACACTGCGTTCAGAGTGATCTTCAAATGGAAATCATCTCAGTTTACAACAATAAAATCTCCATGATTACTTTCTTTATAGTACTTACCACATTgtgaaaatatcttatttatcTGATTATTGTTTTAATCGCTCTTAAGATACTATAAGATCTAAGTGATCAGAGGCCGTACCAACCTTGTTCCCTTTTATATCTTCAAGGTTTATCATAGTCCTTGACAGGTAGTAGGTGCTCTGTATTTGGTAGGGCGGGGTTGGGGATGAGAAAGAAATAGCTTTCTAAAAGTTCCCTAAAAAACTCCCCAATCACCAAAGGAGGAATAGAAGTAATACTGAGATCTCCTGAGTACTAGATACTGATAGGCTATCCTTTCCTCTCCATTTCTGAGATTTAATGCCGTCATTTCCTAATGAACCACCTCTAGTCTCTCCCTCTTTATTTCATGCTATATTGAGCTGCCTGGTTAATCTGATCTTGCCTGTTTCCTGCTCACAGtgtttcctttctccccactACCTGACAAATAACACCCAGCCTCCCTGGTCTGGAGACTGTTGAGGGCTTCCCTGATACGTTTTCTTAGGTTTCTCTCCCTGACTTCTAATTTCCTAATAGACCCCcttgttttccttccttattgCTTCTGCTCATGTGTTTCCTCTGATGGGAATTTTCCCTACCTCCTAAAATCTCATCCATCCTTCAAGGTGAGGCAAGTGcctatcaaatgaaataatgaatgtgaaaggACTTTGAAACACTTAAAAAAGTTATGTAATTAGTAACAACATGGGGTTGGGAACAAAGATAACATTTCCCCTCTTGCCCTAATCTTTAATGTAGAGAAATGCATGTTAGCTACTATGTAGTCATGTGTTGCTATGGAATagttgaaatgtggctagtcaaTTGAAATATGCTCTATGTGCAAAATACATACTAGATTACAAAGATTTAGAATGAGGaaagtaaaatatctcaatttttaatattgattacatattaaaataatattttggattaaaatattttattaaaaataagtttgctcgtttttatttttttaatgtgactgctagaaaaatttaaatgacatacTTGGTTCACATTAATGCTTTACATTACATTTCTGTTGGACACCACATGTGTAGAATGAAGACATTATTGGCCTGGCACAGaaaaggcactcagtaaatatttattgaatagatgaatgaatgaatgttctcaataatagataatatttatacAGGGTTTACTCTATGTTAGGCACTATTCTAAACACTGTGtatttattacttcatttattcctcataacagcaataatagctaacatttatgtaGCATTTACCTTGTACCAGGAAATGTCCTAAGTGTTTTCCATGTGTTGATTAATTTAAACCTCAACCATGTTAACTAGGTTCTActgttattttatagatgagaaaaatgagtcaTAAAGAGcacaagtgacttgcccaagatcatataGCTAGTaagaagcagagctgagattaAGACCAAGAGTTTGGATGTATAGTTTGTGCTGTTAACGCCTGTGCTATGCTTTCCACACATGAGCAGAGTTATTGAAATAGGAGGATATAATGTGTGGTACTCAGTATAGAATGGGAGGTGGTTACTGGAGACTGAATGTATCTTAGTGTTCTCAAAGTTGCAAAATAGATTCCCCcagtttttcttttggaaacacCCTAAGCATAAAATTCCCTTAAGCAtctagttaaaaagaaataacagaccTAGAAATAATAGACCtaaaaatggagtcacttttgctaATCCGAATCAAGTCTTTATACTTAATTgtagtttcagcctctcccaagagggggattttaaaccaatcagtctggaatttcctggtcagcactagtgaggtaatctgcctgaaaagatccctgccttccctTAAGCATCCTTCTAGCTGCTACATGGGATGCTGCCCGATTCATGAATCACTTGATAAAGGCAATTAGGTCTTtaaatttacttggttgaatttttttttcttttttttttcttttttttctttttacattctctAAGTCAATTACTTGCCCATCTCTGCACCAATTCCTTGGCCAAAGGGATGGGCAATTCTGAATGACAGCTACCTCTGGGGTTGGAGTCAATCCTGTTTACGTAAGCCACATGGGAGGCCAAGAGGGACAGTGTGTAACACAAGATAGTGAAGGAATAAAGGATCACATCAAAACAGTAAGATGCCTTCAATACTGTCTTTAggggatattaaaaaaaacaaaacaataaaacagatgGTGTTTGTATTCATTAACCTTATATGTTCTTGTTCTTACAGTTATTGGTTTTGTATTCCTTATTTCATCTGGGCTCAGAAACCATAGCTCTTCAATTGTCTTTTTTCTACCTTACACTCTTTATTGTTGCTTTTCAcagtttcttcttctccttctacttcttttcctcttcctcttcttctctttaaAGTTATGTAGCCTCAGACTGGACATGCTGTGCAAATAGGGCTTTTTTGAGCCAATAAGTACTTTATCCCTTCAGCTGAACTGATGGTTGTATTTCTGTACAAGTCACTTTCTTAAACTACTTGAATTCGTTTTCTGCATCAAAATGAGACAATGTTCATAAAAATTCACAGTGGATTAAAATTCTTCCTTGGAGAATTTAGTTGACTAAAAAGTTTGGGATTTCATCTATAGTCTCAAAGTATATCACCAAGTTAATTACACCAGGCTCCAGGTCCAGAAGTAGCTTTCAGTTTCATTAGTGAGCCTGTGTGATTCAGTAGTCTGTTGTTAAATGAGAAAGGAGTATCTAGATTCAACCTTGTAGTTCCATTACAGGAAGAGAGATACTATTCCAATTATAATTTCTAATCTTTTAAATTCATGATCCAGTTTTAGCAATCTTGGCAACTGTAATGGAAACCTTTATAGTGATAAATGGAAGGGAATACTTGTCcagatttgtaaaataaaaccataagaGATTTAGGTGTTGGTTGCCTTCTATCCTACG
This Rhinolophus sinicus isolate RSC01 linkage group LG10, ASM3656204v1, whole genome shotgun sequence DNA region includes the following protein-coding sequences:
- the SELENOK gene encoding selenoprotein K isoform X1; this translates as MGSVHLPLPFPCCLVGIYDVKGRAWWKRQNRAPQSPRRRGTGSKMVYISNGQVLDSRSQSPWRLSFITDFFWGIAEFVVLFFKTLLQQDVKKQRGYGNSSDSRYDDGKGPPGNPPRRMGRINHLRGPNPPPMAGGUGR
- the SELENOK gene encoding selenoprotein K isoform X2, whose protein sequence is MGSVHLPLPFPCCLVGIYDVKGRAWWKRQNRAPQSPRRRGTGSKMVYISNGQVLDSRSQSPWRLSFITDFFWGIAEFVVLFFKTLLQQDVKKQRGYGNSSDSRYDDGKGPPGNPPRRMGRINHLRGPNPPPMAGGUGR